Proteins found in one Hyla sarda isolate aHylSar1 chromosome 7, aHylSar1.hap1, whole genome shotgun sequence genomic segment:
- the TNKS1BP1 gene encoding 182 kDa tankyrase-1-binding protein — protein sequence MMTTDDGHWDNTDVHGSRLHHKDIKVTSEETPSPSHPTEPYGNIERGRQDVSTKPPEEVDDHGGVYTRHTEVDPAVDYVPHFSRTPSDSSSAVRSELENEASSALDSGTSYIHHYKSTTDHSEYHESTDRKKPWHVTAESQSDDKLQEIYSHSKELYPSSVQAEPQEELKNDHQESSKRPGYLDGSESSKSEEFHLSNFEDPTYRVVQPTELNDRSDHKDGIQYYNTYSQEGEHGGDELQEHHSRSHLEEALHGCTQSEEPVHSYVQSEEESYVVLKPASYGYDEQEKVAYTYEQPEERGHQHIESQEKNHEDVVLKPARYGYDEQVKMAYTYQRPEESDQPKIPPQEENHEDVVLKPARYGYDEQVKMAYTYQRPEESDQPKMTPQEENHEDVVLKPARYGYDEQVKMAYTYQRPEESDQPKITPQEESHGDVVLKPARYGYDEQVKMAYTYQRPEESDQPKITPQEESHGDVVLKPARYGYDEQVKMAYTYQRPEESDQPKMTPQEENHEDVVLKPARYGYDEHVKMAYTYQRPKEPGHPHIQSEEESHGDVVLKPERYGYDNEGKLSYTYQEPEEQGHPNITPQEKNHGDVVLKPTKYGYDEQVKLSYTYQQQEETERKKSKDTCEEPEKLHQTYEQPEEQGQLNVQSEEEESVKYSDSERMVPSVQSVESYYQETQEPEQICSRETPPGRPNYQESQSEEPGYHQHRPDYQQKQSEEPYYQQKQSEEPYYQQGASEETSYHHKHYDEVHYKQAQPEALDFRYEQPENLEYKTKSSEESPIVREHPMREHKDYHTPEENTEMCGESDQKIQHEYMDLQAGETDRGHITSTEPDNTENRPEKYLEPYHREESHHKEDNKSDTYHKEQDIRYALQEEPKTLDTDHKEQDLRYTQQEEPKTLDTFHKEKDLRYALQEEPKTLDTFHMEQDIRYALQEEPKTLDTDHKEQDLRYTQQEEPKTLDTFHKEKDLRYALQEEPKTLDTFHMEQDLRYTQQEEIKTIDTDHKEQDLRYTLQEEPKTLDTYHKEQDLRYTLQEEPKTLDTYHKEQDLRYTQQKEPNTLDTHSVEPTRKDVQPEQQEKTDSTVPDGQSREPSSEESRDTQEEDGQQIYTEKHINGHCGLEESENSEERSDGPKLSDEINEKSPEETTSDPEETPEEVHFDFLEGTKVLDTSLMRCRASLGRKRNHRTPATGACTPEEEADPDYWMFRDSTEPKTLPEKESDLEKEETSPEPTPENSPTSAKSATKKGGIFSGIISPSILKGRLKSRNKASEDGASKGEPKESQEPTSPEKAESSSHSLNWLQALKKKKKKNPK from the exons ATCAGAACTTGAAAATGAAGCCTCTTCGGCCCTTGACTCTGGGACATCCTATATCCACCATTATAAATCCACAACGGACCATTCAGAATATCATGAAAGTACGGATCGTAAGAAACCGTGGCACGTTACTGCAGAATCCCAGTCAGATGACAAGCTTCAGGAAATATATTCTCACTCAAAGGAATTATATCCCTCAAGTGTTCAAGCTGAACCACAGGAAGAGCTGAAGAACGATCACCAAGAGAGTTCCAAGAGACCCGGTTACCTTGATGGATCAGAGTCCTCAAAATCTGAAGAATTTCATTTGAGTAATTTCGAGGATCCAACTTACAGAGTCGTTCAGCCAACAGAGTTAAATGATAGAAGTGACCACAAAGATGGAATCCAGTACTATAATACTTATTCCCAGGAAGGAGAACACGGGGGCGATGAGTTACAAGAACATCATTCACGTAGTCACTTAGAAGAAGCATTACACGGATGTACACAGTCTGAGGAACCGGTCCACTCTTATGTACAATCAGAAGAGGAAAGTTATGTAGTGCTAAAGCCAGCAAGTTATGGGTACGATGAGCAAGAGAAGGTGGCCTATACGTATGAGCAACCGGAGGAGAGAGGTCATCAACATATAGAGTCACAAGAGAAGAACCATGAGGATGTAGTGCTGAAACCAGCAAGGTACGGATATGATGAGCAAGTAAAGATGGCCTATACGTATCAGCGACCGGAAGAGTCAGATCAACCCAAAATACCACCACAAGAGGAGAACCATGAGGATGTAGTGCTAAAGCCAGCAAGGTACGGGTATGATGAGCAAGTAAAGATGGCCTATACGTATCAGCGACCGGAAGAGTCAGATCAACCCAAAATGACACCTCAAGAGGAGAACCATGAGGATGTAGTGCTAAAGCCAGCAAGGTACGGGTATGATGAGCAAGTAAAGATGGCTTATACATATCAGCGACCGGAAGAGTCAGATCAACCCAAAATAACACCACAAGAGGAGAGCCATGGAGATGTGGTGCTAAAGCCAGCAAGGTACGGGTATGATGAGCAAGTAAAGATGGCCTATACGTATCAGCGACCGGAAGAGTCAGATCAACCCAAAATAACACCACAAGAGGAGAGCCATGGAGATGTGGTGCTAAAGCCAGCAAGGTACGGGTATGATGAGCAAGTAAAGATGGCCTATACGTATCAGCGACCGGAAGAGTCAGATCAACCCAAAATGACACCTCAAGAGGAGAACCATGAGGATGTAGTGCTAAAGCCTGCAAGGTACGGGTACGATGAGCACGTAAAGATGGCCTATACATATCAGCGCCCGAAGGAGCCGGGTCACCCCCATATACAGTCAGAAGAGGAGAGCCATGGGGATGTAGTGCTAAAGCCAGAAAGGTACGGGTATGATAATGAAGGGAAGTTATCTTATACATATCAAGAACCGGAGGAGCAGGGTCACCCCAATATAACACCACAAGAGAAGAACCATGGGGATGTGGTGCTAAAACCAACAAAGTACGGGTACGATGAGCAAGTGAAGTTATCTTATACATATCAACAACAGGAGGAGACAGAACGAAAGAAATCAAAGGACACGTGTGAGGAGCCAGAGAAGCTACATCAAACATATGAGCAaccagaggagcaaggtcagctCAACGTCCAGTCTGAGGAGGAAGAATCTGTAAAGTATTCAGATTCAGAAAGGATGGTTCCCTCCGTACAGTCAGTGGAGTCCTACTACCAAGAAACACAGGAGCCAGAACAAATATGTTCCCGGGAAACCCCACCGGGGCGGCCAAATTACCAAGAAAGTCAATCGGAAGAGCCAGGTTACCACCAACACCGACCAGATTACCAACAGAAGCAATCGGAGGAGCCATATTACCAACAGAAGCAATCAGAGGAGCCATATTACCAACAAGGAGCCTCTGAGGAGACATCTTACCATCACAAACACTACGATGAGGTCCACTACAAACAAGCACAACCCGAGGCGCTAGACTTCAGGTATGAACAACCAGAAAACTTGGAATACAAAACTAAAAGCTCTGAGGAATCTCCCATAGTGAGAGAGCACCCTATGAGAGAGCACAAGGATTATCACACTCCAGAGGAGAACACTGAGATGTGTGGAGAAAGTGACCAGAAGATACAACACGAGTACATGGACCTTCAAGCCGGAGAAACAGACAGAGGACATATTACTTCAACAGAGCCGGACAACACTGAGAACAGGCCCGAAAAATACCTGGAGCCGTATCATAGGGAAGAGTCACACCACAAAGAGGATAACAAATCTGACACCTACCATAAGGAACAAGACATTAGATATGCACTACAAGAAGAGCCAAAGACATTAGATACCGACCATAAGGAACAAGACCTTAGATACACACAACAAGAAGAGCCAAAGACCTTAGATACCTTCCATAAGGAAAAAGACCTTAGATATGCACTACAAGAAGAGCCAAAGACCTTAGATACCTTCCATATGGAACAAGACATTAGATATGCACTACAAGAAGAGCCAAAGACATTAGATACCGACCATAAGGAACAAGACCTTAGATACACACAACAAGAAGAGCCAAAGACCTTAGATACCTTCCATAAGGAAAAAGACCTTAGATATGCACTACAAGAAGAGCCAAAGACCTTAGATACCTTCCATATGGAGCAAGACCTTAGATACACACAACAAGAAGAGATAAAGACCATAGATACCGACCATAAGGAGCAAGACCTTAGATACACACTACAAGAAGAGCCAAAGACCTTAGATACATACCATAAGGAGCAAGACCTTAGATACACACTACAAGAAGAGCCAAAGACCTTAGATACATACCATAAGGAACAAGACCTTAGATACACACAACAAAAAGAGCCAAATACCTTAGATACACATTCTGTGGAGCCAACAAGGAAAGATGTCCAACCAGAGCAGCAAGAGAAGACGGACTCTACAGTACCTGATGGACAATCCAGGGAACCCAGCTCAGAGGAGTCACGAGACACTCAGGAAGAGGATGGACAACAGATATATACTGAAAAACATATCAATGGGCATTGTGGGCTTGAAGAATCGGAGAACAGTGAAGAAAGGTCGGATGGACCAAAACTATCGGATGAAATTAATGAAAAAAGTCCAGAGGAGACTACGTCAGACCCCGAGGAGACTCCGGAAGAAGTTCACTTTGATTTTCTTGAG GGCACCAAAGTCTTAGATACGTCACTCATGAGGTGCAGAGCGTCACTCGGCAGAAAAAGAAATCACCGAACACCGGCAACAGGAGCCTGCACCCCGGAGGAAGAGGCTGATCCTGATTACTGGATGTTCCGAGACTCGACAG AGCCAAAAACTCTCCCGGAAAAAGAATCAGATTTGGAAAAAGAGGAGACGTCCCCTGAGCCGACACCGGAGAATTCTCCCACATCGGCGAAATCCGCAACTAAGAAAGGCGGAATATTTTCTGGAATAATCTCTCCGTCTATACTAAAG GGTCGTCTGAAATCCCGAAATAAAGCATCTGAAGATGGAGCCTCCAAAGGTGAACCCAAAGAAAGTCAGGAACCCACGTCTCCCGAGAAAGCCGAATCTTCAAG